In Paraburkholderia bryophila, a single genomic region encodes these proteins:
- a CDS encoding GIY-YIG nuclease family protein, with translation MAWFLYLLECSDGSVYTGIATDVQARFDKHVSGMGARYTRSRKPVQVLASFELADRSSASRAEYWVKRLTPPEKRALAAGVRTLDSVVPVVPVVETVEESEPEDGAS, from the coding sequence ATGGCGTGGTTTCTTTATCTGCTCGAATGTTCGGACGGCAGCGTCTACACCGGCATTGCCACCGACGTCCAGGCGCGTTTCGACAAACACGTGAGCGGCATGGGCGCGCGTTATACGCGTTCGCGCAAGCCGGTGCAGGTGCTGGCGTCGTTCGAGCTGGCGGATCGGTCGAGCGCGTCGCGCGCCGAGTATTGGGTCAAGCGGCTGACGCCGCCGGAGAAGCGGGCACTGGCGGCGGGGGTGCGCACGCTTGACTCGGTAGTGCCCGTAGTGCCGGTGGTCGAGACCGTGGAAGAAAGCGAGCCGGAGGACGGCGCGTCCTGA
- a CDS encoding aldehyde dehydrogenase family protein, producing MEEARHFIGGEWRAASGGETIAVLDPSDGQPFTQLARGTAADIEAAVQAARRAFEGAWGAASAAERGRVLYRLSMLVAARQEELAQLEARDTGKPLKQARADSAALARYFEFYAGAADKLHGETLPYQAGYTVLTIREPHGVTGHIVPWNYPMQIFGRSVGAALATGNACVVKPAEDACLSVLRVAELAAEAGLPAGALNIVTGYGHEAGAALARHPGIDHISFTGSPETGKLVAHMAADNHVPVTLELGGKSPQIVFADADLDAALPVLVSAIVQNAGQTCSAGSRVLIDRAIYEPLLDRLSSAFHGLRVGPSQADLDCGPLINAKQQQRVWDFLSDAQHDGIAMAAQGEVIAEAPESGFYQAPTLLRDVPASHRLARDEVFGPVLAAMSFHDEDEALALANGTQYGLVAGIWTRDGARQMRLARRLRSGQVFINNYGAGGGVELPFGGVKHSGHGREKGFEALYGFTVLKTIAIRHG from the coding sequence ATGGAAGAAGCCCGACACTTCATCGGCGGCGAGTGGCGCGCCGCTTCAGGCGGCGAGACGATCGCCGTGCTCGATCCGTCGGACGGCCAGCCGTTCACCCAGTTGGCACGCGGCACCGCAGCGGATATCGAGGCCGCCGTGCAGGCCGCCCGCCGCGCGTTCGAAGGCGCATGGGGCGCGGCGAGCGCCGCCGAACGCGGCCGCGTGCTGTACCGGCTGTCCATGCTGGTCGCGGCGCGTCAGGAAGAACTGGCGCAACTCGAAGCGCGCGACACCGGCAAGCCGCTCAAGCAGGCGCGCGCCGATTCGGCCGCCCTCGCCCGCTATTTCGAGTTCTATGCCGGCGCGGCCGACAAGCTGCACGGTGAAACGCTGCCCTATCAAGCCGGCTACACGGTGCTGACGATCCGCGAGCCGCACGGCGTGACCGGTCATATCGTGCCGTGGAATTACCCCATGCAGATTTTCGGCCGCAGTGTCGGCGCGGCGCTCGCCACCGGCAATGCGTGCGTCGTCAAACCGGCCGAAGATGCTTGTCTGTCCGTGCTGCGCGTCGCCGAACTGGCGGCCGAGGCGGGCTTGCCGGCCGGCGCGTTGAATATCGTCACCGGTTATGGGCACGAAGCCGGCGCGGCGCTCGCCCGTCATCCCGGCATCGATCACATTTCGTTCACCGGGTCGCCGGAAACCGGCAAGCTGGTCGCCCACATGGCCGCGGACAATCACGTGCCGGTCACGCTCGAACTCGGCGGCAAGTCGCCGCAAATCGTCTTCGCCGACGCCGATCTCGACGCGGCGCTGCCCGTGCTGGTGTCGGCGATCGTGCAGAACGCCGGGCAAACCTGCTCGGCGGGCAGCCGCGTGCTGATCGACCGCGCCATTTACGAGCCTTTGCTGGACCGGCTGAGCAGCGCGTTCCATGGGTTGCGGGTCGGCCCTTCGCAGGCCGACCTCGACTGCGGGCCGCTGATCAACGCGAAACAGCAGCAGCGCGTGTGGGACTTTCTGTCGGACGCGCAGCACGACGGCATTGCCATGGCGGCGCAAGGCGAAGTGATCGCCGAGGCGCCGGAAAGCGGCTTTTACCAGGCGCCCACGCTGTTGCGCGACGTGCCCGCGAGCCACCGCCTCGCGCGCGACGAAGTATTCGGTCCGGTGCTCGCCGCGATGTCCTTCCACGACGAAGACGAAGCGCTGGCGCTCGCCAACGGCACGCAATACGGCCTCGTGGCCGGCATCTGGACACGCGACGGCGCGCGACAAATGCGTCTCGCGCGGCGCTTGCGCTCCGGCCAGGTGTTCATCAACAACTACGGCGCGGGCGGCGGCGTGGAATTGCCGTTCGGCGGCGTCAAGCATTCGGGGCACGGCCGCGAGAAGGGCTTCGAAGCGCTGTACGGTTTCACGGTGTTGAAGACCATCGCGATCCGGCACGGGTAG
- the ppa gene encoding inorganic diphosphatase: protein MSFNHVPAGKDLPQDFNVIIEIPAQSDPVKYEADKDLGLLVVDRFISTGMRYPANYGFIPQTLSGDGDPVDVLVITPFPLLAGSVIRARALGMLQMTDESGVDAKLVAVAHDKICPMTADLKSIDDVPAYLKDQIKHFFEQYKALEKGKWVKVEGWAGIDAAHKEITEGVANYKK from the coding sequence ATGAGCTTCAATCACGTCCCCGCGGGCAAAGACCTTCCGCAAGATTTCAACGTCATCATCGAAATCCCGGCGCAAAGCGATCCGGTGAAGTACGAGGCCGATAAGGATTTGGGCCTGCTGGTCGTCGACCGTTTCATCAGCACCGGCATGCGCTATCCGGCCAACTACGGCTTCATTCCGCAAACCCTGTCGGGCGACGGCGACCCGGTCGACGTGCTGGTGATCACGCCGTTCCCGCTGCTGGCCGGCTCGGTGATTCGCGCGCGCGCGCTCGGTATGCTGCAAATGACCGACGAATCGGGCGTGGACGCAAAGCTGGTTGCCGTCGCGCACGACAAGATCTGCCCGATGACTGCCGACCTGAAGTCGATCGACGACGTTCCGGCGTACCTGAAAGACCAGATCAAGCATTTCTTCGAGCAATACAAGGCGCTCGAGAAGGGCAAGTGGGTGAAGGTCGAAGGCTGGGCGGGCATCGACGCCGCGCACAAGGAAATCACGGAAGGCGTGGCGAACTACAAGAAGTAA
- a CDS encoding NAD+ synthase: MKTRIALAQINVTVGDFAGNVAKIVAAARAAHNDGAKLLIAPELALSGYPPEDLLLRPAFYTASAEALADLATQLKPFAGLHVLVGHPLREVAHSAAHGHGNANAPIERGVPPVDTFNAASLIVGGDVVGTYRKQDLPNTEVFDEKRYFASDPQPFVFDLDGVKYGVVICEDAWHASAAQMAKAAGAQVLLIPNGSPYHLNKEAVRFDILRARIRETGLPMVYVNMVGAQDELVFDGGSFVLDADGALVAKMPQFEEATAIVEFEGGRPLITAVAPELSLEAQVYAALVMGVRDYINKNGFPGALIGLSGGVDSALVLAVACDALGADRVRAVMMPSRYTADISTTDAAEMARRVGVRYDEIAIAPMFDAFRGSLAEEFAGRAEDATEENIQARIRGTLLMALSNKFGSIVLTTGNKSEMAVGYCTLYGDMAGGFAVIKDIAKTLVYKLCHYRNQATTFTKRDVIPERILTRAPSAELRDNQTDQDSLPEYDVLDAIMRMYMEEDRSLAEIIAAGYAVDDVKRVTRLIKINEYKRRQAPIGIRVTHRAFGRDWRYPITSRYTEPVE, encoded by the coding sequence ATGAAGACCCGAATCGCTCTTGCTCAAATCAATGTCACTGTCGGCGACTTCGCCGGCAACGTCGCGAAGATTGTCGCTGCCGCGCGCGCCGCGCACAACGATGGTGCGAAGCTGCTGATCGCGCCTGAACTCGCGCTATCGGGCTATCCGCCCGAAGACCTGCTGCTGCGTCCCGCGTTCTACACCGCCAGCGCCGAGGCGCTGGCCGATCTCGCCACGCAGTTGAAGCCGTTCGCCGGCTTGCATGTGCTGGTCGGCCATCCGCTGCGCGAGGTTGCCCACAGCGCAGCGCACGGCCATGGTAATGCAAACGCGCCGATCGAGCGCGGCGTGCCGCCGGTCGACACGTTCAACGCGGCCTCGCTGATCGTCGGCGGCGACGTGGTCGGCACCTATCGCAAGCAGGATCTGCCCAATACCGAGGTGTTCGACGAGAAGCGCTACTTCGCGTCCGACCCGCAACCGTTCGTGTTCGACCTGGACGGCGTGAAGTACGGCGTGGTGATCTGCGAAGACGCATGGCATGCGTCGGCGGCGCAAATGGCGAAAGCGGCGGGCGCGCAAGTGCTGCTGATTCCGAACGGCTCGCCGTATCACCTGAACAAGGAAGCGGTGCGCTTCGACATTCTGCGCGCGCGGATTCGCGAAACCGGTTTGCCGATGGTCTACGTGAACATGGTCGGCGCACAGGACGAACTGGTGTTCGACGGCGGTTCGTTCGTGCTCGACGCAGACGGCGCGCTGGTGGCCAAGATGCCGCAGTTCGAAGAGGCGACCGCGATCGTCGAATTCGAAGGCGGCCGGCCGCTGATCACGGCGGTCGCGCCGGAGCTGTCGCTCGAAGCGCAGGTGTATGCCGCGCTCGTCATGGGCGTGCGCGACTACATCAACAAGAACGGTTTCCCGGGCGCGTTGATCGGCTTGTCGGGCGGCGTGGATTCGGCGCTCGTGCTGGCGGTGGCGTGCGACGCGCTCGGCGCCGACCGGGTGCGCGCGGTGATGATGCCGTCGCGCTACACGGCGGACATCTCGACGACCGACGCCGCCGAGATGGCGCGCCGCGTCGGCGTGCGCTACGACGAAATCGCGATCGCGCCGATGTTCGACGCGTTCCGCGGCTCGCTCGCCGAGGAGTTCGCCGGCCGCGCCGAAGACGCCACCGAAGAGAACATTCAGGCCCGCATTCGCGGCACGCTGCTGATGGCGCTGTCGAACAAGTTCGGTTCGATCGTGCTGACCACCGGCAACAAGAGCGAGATGGCGGTCGGCTACTGCACGTTGTACGGCGATATGGCCGGCGGCTTCGCGGTGATCAAAGACATTGCCAAGACGCTGGTCTACAAGCTGTGCCACTACCGCAACCAGGCCACCACGTTCACGAAGCGCGACGTGATTCCCGAGCGGATTCTGACGCGCGCGCCCTCGGCGGAACTGCGCGACAACCAGACCGACCAGGACAGCTTGCCCGAGTACGACGTGCTCGACGCGATCATGCGCATGTACATGGAAGAGGACCGCTCGCTCGCCGAAATCATCGCCGCGGGTTACGCGGTCGACGACGTGAAACGCGTCACGCGTCTGATCAAGATCAACGAGTACAAGCGTCGCCAGGCGCCGATCGGCATTCGCGTCACGCATCGTGCGTTCGGCCGCGACTGGCGTTATCCGATCACGTCGCGCTACACCGAACCGGTGGAGTGA
- a CDS encoding porin has translation MKKALLAAALMSAGVIAHAQSSVTLYGRLDAGLEYMSGLSNGNGGSTNRFKAESGDWGTSLWGMKGVEDIGGGNKVLFQLEGSFNTMNGTGPGGGGLFNRWATVGLSNDAYGTFTMGRMLYISNGVWDFDPFGQSNWSSASLVRGRNWPQSSNNFAYQSPKIAGFDFYGQYALSNATSWNGNNTTAQGREAGAQVTYTSSLFQLRGMYDEIRNPANGGLADPFNFSREYTGAANVFLGQFKVQAAFQAVRTAGANGTAYGTPTTLNHEWGGVTWQATPAAALIGAVYHVNANNGGGNATIYTVGGSYNLSKRTLLDIQVATVRNSKTANFGLEANAAGAGGATTGGGFNDNPLPGHQQSGVYAGIQHSF, from the coding sequence ATGAAGAAAGCTTTGCTCGCCGCGGCGCTGATGTCGGCCGGTGTTATTGCGCACGCCCAAAGCAGCGTTACGCTGTACGGCCGCCTGGATGCAGGTCTGGAGTACATGAGCGGCCTGTCGAACGGCAATGGCGGATCGACGAACCGTTTCAAGGCAGAAAGCGGCGACTGGGGTACCAGCCTGTGGGGTATGAAGGGCGTTGAGGACATCGGTGGCGGCAACAAGGTGCTGTTCCAGTTGGAAGGCTCCTTCAACACCATGAACGGCACGGGCCCTGGCGGTGGCGGTCTCTTCAATCGTTGGGCAACGGTCGGCCTGTCGAACGACGCGTACGGTACCTTCACGATGGGCCGTATGCTGTACATCTCCAACGGCGTGTGGGACTTCGACCCGTTCGGTCAATCGAACTGGTCGTCGGCGTCGCTGGTGCGTGGCCGCAACTGGCCGCAATCGAGCAACAACTTCGCATACCAGTCGCCGAAGATCGCTGGCTTTGACTTCTACGGTCAATACGCACTGTCGAACGCCACGAGCTGGAACGGTAACAACACGACGGCCCAAGGTCGCGAAGCCGGTGCACAGGTCACGTACACGTCCTCGCTGTTCCAGTTGCGCGGCATGTACGACGAAATCCGCAACCCGGCCAACGGCGGTCTCGCCGACCCGTTCAACTTCTCGCGTGAATACACGGGCGCAGCCAACGTTTTCCTCGGCCAGTTCAAGGTTCAGGCCGCGTTCCAGGCAGTGCGCACGGCGGGTGCCAACGGCACCGCGTACGGCACGCCGACCACCCTCAATCACGAATGGGGTGGCGTGACGTGGCAAGCTACGCCGGCCGCTGCGCTTATCGGTGCGGTCTATCACGTGAACGCCAACAACGGCGGTGGCAACGCAACGATCTACACGGTGGGCGGTTCGTACAACCTGTCCAAGCGGACGCTGCTGGACATCCAGGTCGCGACCGTGCGTAACAGCAAGACCGCCAACTTCGGTCTCGAAGCGAACGCGGCAGGTGCTGGCGGCGCGACGACGGGTGGTGGCTTCAACGACAACCCGCTGCCGGGTCACCAACAGTCGGGCGTGTACGCAGGTATTCAACACTCGTTCTAA
- a CDS encoding GNAT family N-acetyltransferase, translating into MNQERFDYRTGILASPSEVDAAEWNALLAQQSQPTPFLRHEFLSALHATRCAVADTGWSPQFVTLTDPRTDKLAAAAPVYLKGHSYGEYVFDWAWADAYKRNGLPYYPKLLCAVPFTPVQGNRLLSADPHALRHLAATLMAFAEQADVSSLHVLFPTEAEGAALTDMGMMQREGVQFHWLNDGYRDFEDFLSTLEQKKRKNIRAERRKVQEAGVTMRRIRGEDIQDADWRFFSKCYRQTYREHFSSPYLNLDFFRTIGASMPENLLLVIAEYEGKPIASSLVVYQRDAKTGGTLYGRYWGALEHVPCLHFETAYYQPLEFCIEEKLGAFEGGAQGEHKMARGFLPTVTRSAHWLAHPAFADAVGQFLDNEKNSIHAYVDELREHNPFKG; encoded by the coding sequence TTGAACCAGGAACGCTTTGATTATCGCACGGGCATTCTGGCGTCGCCCTCCGAGGTAGACGCCGCTGAATGGAACGCGCTACTCGCGCAACAATCGCAACCCACGCCGTTTCTGCGGCACGAGTTTCTGAGCGCGCTGCACGCGACTCGCTGCGCGGTCGCCGATACCGGCTGGTCGCCGCAATTCGTCACGCTCACCGATCCGCGCACGGACAAGCTCGCGGCCGCCGCGCCGGTGTACCTGAAGGGACACTCGTACGGCGAGTACGTGTTCGACTGGGCGTGGGCCGACGCGTACAAACGCAACGGCTTGCCGTATTACCCGAAGCTGCTGTGCGCGGTGCCGTTCACGCCGGTGCAGGGCAACCGCCTGTTGTCGGCGGACCCGCACGCGTTGCGGCATCTCGCGGCCACCTTGATGGCGTTCGCCGAGCAGGCCGACGTGTCGTCGCTGCACGTGCTGTTTCCGACTGAAGCGGAAGGCGCCGCGCTGACCGACATGGGCATGATGCAGCGCGAAGGCGTGCAGTTTCATTGGCTGAACGACGGCTATCGCGACTTCGAGGATTTCCTGTCGACGCTCGAACAGAAGAAGCGCAAGAACATTCGCGCCGAGCGTCGCAAGGTGCAGGAAGCCGGCGTGACGATGCGGCGAATTCGCGGCGAGGACATTCAGGACGCGGACTGGCGCTTCTTCAGCAAGTGTTATCGGCAGACGTATCGCGAGCATTTTTCGAGTCCGTATCTGAACCTCGATTTCTTCCGCACGATCGGCGCGTCGATGCCCGAGAACCTGCTGCTCGTGATCGCCGAATACGAAGGCAAGCCGATCGCGAGTTCGCTCGTGGTGTATCAGCGCGACGCCAAAACCGGCGGCACGCTGTACGGCCGCTACTGGGGCGCGCTCGAACATGTGCCGTGCCTGCACTTCGAGACGGCGTACTACCAGCCGCTGGAGTTCTGCATCGAAGAGAAGCTGGGCGCGTTCGAAGGCGGCGCCCAGGGCGAGCACAAGATGGCGCGCGGCTTTCTGCCCACGGTCACACGCTCGGCGCACTGGCTCGCGCATCCGGCCTTTGCCGATGCCGTCGGTCAGTTTCTCGACAACGAAAAGAACAGCATCCACGCCTACGTGGATGAGCTGCGCGAACACAATCCGTTCAAAGGCTGA
- a CDS encoding ABC transporter ATP-binding protein, translating into MNTKKQKLFVDELHKQYGDNEVLKGVSLKANAGDVISVIGSSGSGKSTMLRCINFLEQPNSGRIFVDGEEVRTKLDKNGALRVSDPKQLQRVRTRLSMVFQHFNLWSHMNVLENIVEAPINVLGLKRKEAEERAREYLEKVGLAPRLEKQYPSHLSGGQQQRVAIARALAMQPDVMLFDEPTSALDPELVGEVLKVMQTLAEEGRTMIVVTHEMAFARNVSNHVMFLHQGRVEEEGHPDEVFKNTRSERLKQFLSGSLK; encoded by the coding sequence ATGAACACCAAGAAGCAGAAGCTCTTCGTCGACGAGCTTCACAAACAGTACGGCGACAACGAAGTCCTCAAGGGCGTGTCGCTGAAGGCCAATGCCGGCGACGTGATCAGCGTGATCGGTTCGTCCGGTTCGGGCAAGAGCACGATGCTCCGCTGCATCAACTTTCTCGAACAACCGAACTCGGGCCGCATCTTCGTCGACGGCGAAGAAGTACGCACGAAGCTCGACAAGAACGGCGCGCTGCGCGTGTCCGACCCGAAGCAGTTGCAGCGCGTGCGGACCCGTCTGTCGATGGTGTTCCAGCACTTCAACCTGTGGTCGCACATGAACGTGCTCGAGAACATCGTCGAAGCGCCGATCAACGTGCTGGGCCTGAAGCGCAAGGAAGCCGAAGAACGCGCCCGCGAGTATCTGGAGAAAGTGGGCCTCGCGCCGCGTCTCGAGAAACAGTACCCGTCGCATCTGTCGGGCGGCCAGCAGCAGCGCGTGGCGATCGCGCGGGCATTGGCCATGCAGCCCGACGTGATGCTGTTCGACGAACCGACCTCCGCGCTCGATCCCGAACTGGTCGGCGAAGTACTCAAGGTCATGCAGACGCTCGCCGAGGAAGGCCGCACGATGATCGTCGTGACGCACGAAATGGCGTTCGCCCGCAACGTCTCGAATCACGTGATGTTCCTGCACCAGGGACGCGTGGAAGAAGAAGGCCATCCGGACGAGGTGTTCAAAAACACCCGCAGCGAACGCCTCAAACAGTTCCTGTCCGGCAGCCTCAAATAA
- the glnK gene encoding P-II family nitrogen regulator, whose product MKRITAVIKPFKLDEVREALAEVGLTGLTVSEVKGFGRQKGHTELYRGAEYVVDFLPKVKIEVVVADNQCDQVIDAIIGAARTGKIGDGKIFVADVERVIRIRTGEENEAAV is encoded by the coding sequence ATGAAGCGCATCACCGCAGTCATCAAACCGTTCAAACTCGACGAAGTGCGCGAGGCGCTCGCTGAAGTCGGCCTCACGGGTCTGACCGTGAGCGAGGTCAAAGGCTTCGGTCGCCAGAAAGGCCATACCGAGCTCTATCGTGGTGCAGAGTACGTGGTCGACTTTCTGCCGAAGGTGAAGATCGAAGTGGTGGTGGCGGACAATCAGTGCGACCAGGTGATCGACGCGATCATCGGCGCGGCGCGCACCGGCAAGATCGGCGACGGCAAGATTTTCGTGGCGGACGTGGAGCGTGTGATCCGGATTCGCACCGGCGAAGAAAACGAAGCGGCGGTTTGA
- a CDS encoding FUSC family protein, giving the protein MLNRKSNPSSSSWPQRWSSGLYAIGTAIYRKRPVWMVSFATSEASLSEGLRAACASTAMLALGNLLHEPAFAWAAIGAFWTCLADAGGSNRARFASMMGFALLSTLCGGLTALASSAGTLCAAIALLLFTSLGAFGRIWGAAASQVTILAATACVVMVDRPMHDRRAGLAFLGVYLIGCLFAVGLSLTVWRIHPFGASRASLRTVYLRLADIALDSARLLERHAPPSEWATHAAKFRADARAALERSRKILAKVPASRTGGRDTYDTLLALLTDGEALFAYLIAVSGACERVPDDAWRVRRAARLLTAIGNVLRGTGTAAGDAQWAHLARLQLRLRRLAGRLETALLEPVKLKSGFELVDFAPAFAEPETWQASALRLSTRIMATLKANLSIESVGLRHAARVGVTTTTGFLVIRALGLPFGYWATMATLLILQPSIAATWPRSIERVAGSIVGGVLAAGIGYAIHSPLGISLAVFPLVMATMALRPVSYSLFVLFLTPTFVLVADFATPGASEFAYALTRLGNNVLGCVLALLATFYLWPTREKADYRAYLNDAVRANLAYLRAALASVGQSDKDMERLRRAAGLSSNNAEEAVGRIRLEKLEDSMVDTVTLTVLSLLRRMAGTATQLRLSTNRRDTADTHDELGVWVDSVSEEIDAALNRTLRPVRHELPARDGLTSLEADAVGQLALMQRLLTERMREARG; this is encoded by the coding sequence ATGCTGAATCGCAAGTCCAACCCGTCGTCATCCTCATGGCCGCAACGCTGGTCGAGCGGGCTTTACGCTATCGGCACCGCGATCTACCGCAAGCGGCCGGTATGGATGGTGTCGTTCGCGACGAGCGAGGCCAGTCTTTCGGAGGGCTTGAGGGCGGCCTGTGCGTCGACCGCGATGCTCGCGCTCGGCAATCTGCTGCATGAACCGGCGTTCGCATGGGCCGCGATCGGCGCGTTCTGGACCTGCCTCGCCGACGCGGGCGGCTCCAATCGCGCGCGCTTCGCTTCGATGATGGGCTTCGCGCTGCTGTCCACGCTGTGCGGCGGCCTCACCGCGCTCGCCTCGAGCGCGGGCACGCTGTGCGCGGCCATCGCGCTGCTGCTGTTCACGAGTCTCGGCGCGTTCGGCCGGATCTGGGGCGCGGCTGCTTCGCAAGTGACGATTCTGGCCGCGACCGCCTGCGTCGTGATGGTCGACCGGCCGATGCACGATCGGCGCGCCGGCCTCGCGTTTCTCGGCGTTTATCTGATCGGCTGCCTGTTCGCGGTGGGGTTGAGCCTGACCGTCTGGCGGATTCATCCGTTCGGCGCGAGCCGCGCGTCGCTGCGCACCGTTTATCTGCGGCTGGCGGACATCGCGCTGGATAGCGCGCGTCTTCTCGAACGCCATGCGCCGCCGAGCGAATGGGCCACGCATGCGGCGAAATTCCGCGCCGATGCGCGCGCCGCACTCGAACGCTCGCGCAAGATCCTCGCGAAGGTGCCGGCCTCGAGAACGGGCGGGCGCGACACCTACGACACGCTGCTCGCGTTGCTGACCGACGGCGAAGCCTTGTTCGCCTATCTGATCGCCGTGTCGGGCGCGTGCGAACGGGTGCCGGACGACGCCTGGCGCGTGCGCCGCGCGGCCAGACTGCTGACGGCGATCGGCAACGTGCTGCGCGGCACCGGCACGGCCGCCGGCGACGCGCAATGGGCGCACCTCGCCCGTTTGCAGCTACGCTTGCGACGTCTGGCCGGGCGGCTCGAAACCGCGTTGCTGGAACCGGTGAAGCTGAAGTCCGGCTTCGAACTGGTCGATTTCGCGCCGGCCTTCGCCGAGCCCGAAACCTGGCAGGCCAGCGCGCTCAGGCTGTCGACGCGAATCATGGCGACGCTCAAAGCGAATCTGTCGATCGAATCGGTCGGCTTGCGGCATGCAGCGCGCGTCGGCGTGACGACCACCACGGGCTTTCTCGTGATCCGCGCGCTCGGGTTGCCGTTCGGCTACTGGGCCACCATGGCGACGCTGCTGATTCTGCAACCGTCGATCGCGGCGACCTGGCCGCGCAGTATCGAGCGCGTGGCGGGCAGCATCGTCGGCGGCGTGCTGGCGGCGGGAATCGGTTACGCGATTCATTCGCCGCTCGGCATTTCGCTCGCGGTGTTTCCGCTGGTGATGGCGACCATGGCGTTGCGTCCGGTCAGCTACAGCCTGTTCGTGCTGTTCCTGACGCCGACCTTCGTGCTGGTCGCCGACTTCGCGACGCCCGGCGCCAGCGAATTCGCGTACGCGCTCACGCGGCTCGGCAACAACGTGCTCGGCTGCGTGCTGGCGCTGCTGGCCACGTTCTATCTGTGGCCGACCCGCGAAAAAGCCGACTACCGTGCGTATCTGAACGACGCGGTGCGCGCCAATCTCGCGTATCTGCGGGCCGCGCTGGCATCGGTCGGACAGAGCGATAAGGACATGGAGCGCTTGCGCCGGGCCGCCGGCCTCTCCAGCAATAACGCGGAGGAGGCCGTCGGCCGGATTCGGCTGGAGAAGCTAGAAGATTCGATGGTCGATACGGTCACGCTGACCGTGCTCAGCCTGTTGCGCAGAATGGCCGGGACCGCGACGCAACTTCGGCTCAGCACGAACCGGCGCGATACGGCGGATACGCACGACGAACTCGGCGTGTGGGTGGACAGCGTGAGCGAGGAGATCGACGCCGCGTTGAACCGGACGTTGCGACCGGTTCGCCATGAACTGCCGGCGCGCGACGGGTTGACGTCGCTGGAAGCGGACGCGGTGGGACAACTTGCGTTGATGCAAAGACTGCTGACGGAGCGGATGCGGGAAGCGCGGGGGTAG